The region CCCCTCAGCACCTTCAATGAGTTGTTACGGGGCCTGAATTTTGACCATACATACATAACTCCTAAGGGCATAGTAGTGTTTGTGTAGACTGATTGCGAGTGAGTTTTGTAATGGAAATACATCTCATTTTATTTAAAGTGAAATGGGATTTCCCAATGATAGTGGATTAAAATTGTAAATGTCTGCTTGCAGAAttatgcaaacacatttttttaaattttcatttgattattaatcccaaaaaatatttcaaatggctgtcaatgtttttccttttccttgttATTTCACAAAGTGCTGTCAGCACAAACCTGCACAAGGCTATTTGttcatgtattgttttatttttgattttggatttgtttttggaGATGGggtaataattatttttaaaactaatTTGTAATTCCTATTACCACCACCTTTTTTCATTAACTTGTCAaccattcattatctgaactgcttatcctcacttcGGTCGCGGGtttggtggagcctatcccatttgtctttgggcagtaggcgaaggacaccctgaaatggttgccagcaaatcattTTACACACAATAGGTGACAACCATGATTGTCATCTATTGTGTGTAATACATTCAACAATCACACCGtaggacaatatagagtgtccactcaacctgccatgcatatttttggactgtgggtggaaaccggagtacccgaagaaaacccacaaaggcatgGGGGGAGCATCCAATCTCCACACACGTAGGTCCAAACCAGCAATTGAAGCCTTAACCTCTGTACTGGGAGACAGAACAGGCTCACCCAGGACAACGACACAACAAAAACCTACTACACAGTATAGTTTAATGGTTTAACTTGGttagtttattttaaaataatttattatGAGCGTGCAGTTTAGTTTAATATATTTTAGCATACGGTATGTTCAAATATTGTCctgtatattttgggggggctttggGACGTATTTTTTTCAGAAGCACTTTGTGCTTTAATCAGTAGGAGGAGACAAAAACGTTCCTTCAGTAAGGACACGTCACTACACTAAAGTGGCGAGGCAGGTCACCAAATTTGAGCAACAGCTAAGCAACCAATCAGAACCATACATGATCACGGTTGACTGACGCTCAACCAATCAGTATGTACTATCGGGTGAATGAGGCGGGAATAGCTTATGGTTGTCTTCAACTCATGAGTTCACAGGAGCGAAGCTGGTAAGTGCAGCTCAATGAACATAAGTAATGGAATATATTTTCTTCGAGAAATAGCACGTAGTTAGTTAGGCCATTGTGCCGTTTTGCTAGTCATCCTCGGTTAACATTACTTGGAAGAGTTGTTGGGCTGGACTGTACATAAAATATACGAGTAGCTTAGCCATGTTAGCAATTCAGACTATTGGAAGGTAAAATTACCAGATCATCAAGCACGCCTAATTATTGTAGGGACTTTTTTTCGTGTTTTGATTTGTTGCATTTTCAGTCACTTTATTTAGCTGACTTACTTTCTACGCGATTGTGGACGAATTTCTTAAAACTGACAGCCATAACGGCTCTTTTGGGGATGTGTAGGCTGTAAAATAGACATTCACAGAATAGTCGACCTACGTCAGAAGTTGCGGTTTATTTATtctctttgtctttttaaatgtaagtGTGCATATTTAATGGAACAACCTCAAATCTCTGCAGAACTTCCCAAGAAGAGGAGGCGCTTCCTAGTTTCTGACGCCACCTAATATAGTGCGTGGCCTTATCTGGTTGGACTCCCAACAACTGTAagaatgggaattattttccacatttgaaattaattcgaatctatacatttttttgtcttctgctcATCAGTTAGTTAGGTGAGCTGTCTTCAACCTCGCCACAATGACAAAATTGGGCTTCCTGCGTTTGTCCTACGAGAAGCAGGACACGTTACTGAAGCTGCTCATCCTTTCTATGGCTGCTATTCTCTGTGAGTGTCTTCGCTACGTGCAATTAACATGTAAACAAATGCATTATTCCTTAATAATTATTCTTTCTCTTCAGCGTTCTCCACCAGACTTTTTTCCGTCTTGAGGTTTGAAAGTGTCATCCATGAGTTTGATCCGTAAGTGCTTGCTTACTCAACGTTGTGCTGTGTTtgatttaccaaaaaaaatccttccaccCGTACTTGTTAAATTACACTTGTGAATCACCTTCAGGTATTTCAACTACCGCACCACCCGCTTCCTGGCAGAAGAAGGATTTTACAACTTTCATAATTGGTTTGATGACAGAGCATGGTATCCACTTGGGAGGATCATCGGTGGCACCATTTATCCTGGTAGGAATGAGCAATAATCCTCAATTTCAAGATGACTGACAATATTTATTTGaacagcttaaaaaaaagcgAGCATGCTAACGCAAGTATTTTCTCCTCCACCAGGCCTGATGATCACCTCGGCTGCCTTGTACCACGTCTTACATTTTTTCCACATCACCATTGATATCCGCAATGTTTGCGTTTTTTTGGCTCCCTTGTTCTCCTCCTTCACTGCTATTGTCACCTATCACTTCACAAAGGAATTGAAGGTAATTTCTAATGAATCATAaggtgttttttaaattattattttcagaatcagaatcatctttattggccaagtatgtagaacacacaaggaatttgtctcttgtataacacgctgcattagtatcaaaataaacaaggacatgacaaataagtatggaaggacatttcataatgtaagtgaaccgtagtacggtggtaccacccagtgacaactgtgagacaatgtgcaaagtatcaagcagagctgaagtgatcagtggtagaatacaatactataacagttgtacagttggtgaacacaggattgattcgttgactgccgtgtagaactgttgtAGCACCTCccgtggcaggccatgcttcctcagcagcctcaggaagtacatcctctgctgggcccttttcaggatggagttggtgttgGCCTCCCAcctcatgtcctgggagactctgattcccaggaacttaaAGGTCTCGacagttgacacagggcagttggatagtgtgaggggcagctgtggtaaaggatgtttcctgaagtccacgatcatctctacagttttgagcgtgttcagccctaGGCTGTGTTGGCTGCACCAggcacaattattattattatttttttatattatattattatatattttttattatttttgtcacctGGGGCAGGCTCCAACTCCCTCATTGTCCTAAATAGAGCTACTGAAAAAAACCCATGGATGAATGGGGTTACATCATGTTTTTGAACTGTGGAGTATATCATGTTTGATTTTACTTTATAGTGCTTATAATTTGTCACTCACTTTTCTGTTTAGGATGCTGGTGCTGGGCTGTTGGCTGCAGCCATGATTGCTGTGGTACCTGGTTACATCTCCCGTTCTGTTGCTGGCTCCTATGACAATGAAGGTATAGCATAACACGCATGCCTCTATTTGACATGTGAGAAGACCCcgccaaacaaaatatttttcatcctGTCTGCCCTATACATAGGTATTGCCATATTCTGTATGTTGTTGACCTACTACATGTGGATCAAGGCTGTAAAAACAGGATCTGTATACTGGTCCTCGATATGTGCTCTGGCCTACTTCTATATGGTgagcaaatacattttcacaacGGTTTAATTGTAAAGTCTTTTTGTAAAATATCACCTGGTTTTGTATACCATATGACACACACTTTCTTTTAATATCAGCATTTCTTAAAAATGCTGGACTGGAGCCTGCTTTCTGCTCGTCTTCTTGCCCATCATCGAAACTAAAGATATCAATTTAGCCTTTAATAAAGCTAAAAATGACTTGGCATCCCCCGCCCCTTAAGTTACGTCACCTAACTTGAAGTCTTCTGGCACCCCCTTGATATAATAGCTGTATATAGACAGGCTAAGTAATCATTACATTTTGGGTCTATTTTTTAAAGGGTGGAAGAAAACCATAACTGTCATCTATcacaattttgttgtttacatttccaaagtTGTCCTGATGTCCAGCTCCCAAAGAATTTGTGGAAATTTGTAGCATTTGCACATCTGTAACATATTTACAGTGCATATAGAGGAAAACCAGATTGATTCATCTCTGATATTTGTTGTCCCGATACAATGTTTACCTGCATACTTGCAATTCCTTTAGCTTTCTTGTCTCATCATGTGTGTAGGTGTCCTCCTGGGGTGGCTACGTGTTCCTGATCAATCTTATCCCACTCCACGTCCTGGTTCTGATGCTCACTGGACGTTTCTCTCACCGCATCTATGTAGCATACTGCACAGTCTATTGCCTGGGCACAATCCTGTCCATGCAGATCTCCTTTGTTGGTTTCCAGGTAGGGTTGTTTTTACTTTCACTGCACAGCCCAATGAGATCCAATCTAAGAACCATATCAGAACGTTTTTGAGCTGTTTATCTTCTCAGCGAATGTAATCCAAGCTACGTTGCTAGTTGTGCTCGTACCGTTTTGAGGGGCCTCATCAAATATGATCTTTCTGTCCTCTCCCTGATGCTAGCCGGTGCAGTCCTCAGAGCACATGGCTGCCTTTGGTGTGTTTGGCTTATGCCAGATTCACGCATTTGTGGACTATCTACGCAGCAAACTCAACACTCAGCAGTTTGAGGTGCTCTTTAAGAGCGTCATCTCCCTGGTGGGATTCCTCCTGCTGTCCGTGGGTGCTGTTCTCATGCTCACAGGTAGGTCCAAAAACAGTTGTGGGTTGAGATGAAGCAGTTGTGGAGACTTGAATCGATGCAGTAAATGTCCTGTACCGTCTTGTCCTGACCCCAGGAAAGATATCGCCATGGACTGGTCGTTTCTACTCTCTGCTGGACCCATCCTATGCCAAAAACAACATCCCCATTATTGCCTCGGTCTCTGAGCACCAGCCTACAACATGGTCCTCCTACTATTTTGATCTCCAGCTGCTGGTGTTTATGTTCCCAGGTAAGTGTCCACTCACTACTCTCTCATTTACACGGGGTAAACCGAGGGATTTACTGAGGAGTTCTTCTCATATGGCACGCAAACTTACACCTGAATTGAAATCTGCTGTCGTATATAACCTACGCTAACGCAGTAAGAAAGTCCTAATTACTGTTTCTgtatgaaaataattgaaacaaGCAAATGGCAAGATTGTGCCCTCTGACGACATATTGTTAAACTGCTCTGTGAACAtgctgtgcactttttttttttttggtaaccttGAAAGATGTTGGGACTGTCGTAACCTGAGGACTCCCCTGTAAATGAAAGACTTTCCCTGAATATGAAAAAACTCTCAGGCTGGTGCAGTTGTTCCCCTCCACAAACCACACCCACACTGCTGAACATATTTTGTAAATTAATACCTCACTGGCAATTGCAATCAAAGCGAAGCATTCATATATCGCTTGCATCGGGTGGAATCTCGGTACAGTGGTATCTCAAGTTACGAACTTAATTCATTCCGTGACCCTGTTTGTAACTCGAAACATTCATAAATCGAGGTAACATTTCCTATATGAATCCAATGAATCCGTTCCAGATGGTGTATGGTTGAAAGTGAAAAGAGtacaatataaaaatgattcaaattttgttgttgttgtttcacagtgtagaaaaactttttttcccatgtttAGAAATTTAGGCAGCTGATTGGAAGGTGTTGTGACCGTGCGCGTACTCCAGTGTACTGAATACTCTACATACTGTTTACATTCTGTCAAACGTTTTTGTCACGTTAATTATAAGTCGAGGCGGCCGCTGTGAGAATTGTGATTGGCATAACTCTGTGTTAGTGGAATGTCCAGCTGTATGCTGAACAGCCTTTTCTTTGTTGCTACAGAGGAGACAGCGAGTTTATATGTGGGCTTTTTGGCGGTGTTTACAGCCAACAGCAACATCGAAGTTATTCTGATGTCAcagagatgtaaaaaaaatctgtttctaTTGAATGCACAGATCAGATGTTTATTTTCCTGATATATCCCCTCCTTTCGCCACAGTTGGTCTTTATTACTGTTTCAACAACTTGTCGGATGCCCGGATTTTCATCATCATGTATGGTGTGACCAGCATGTACTTCTCAGCTGTCATGGTAAATCCCGGATTAGCTCATCTCAGTGACTTTACCTGCTCGTGCTTCCTGTGTGAAAGTCATCCATGTCTCCTTCTGTTGCCAGGTTCGTCTGATGTTGGTGTTGGCCCCTGTCATGTGCATCCTGTCCGGCATCGGCGTGTCCCAGGTGCTCACAACCTACATGAAGAATCTGGATGTCAGCAGGCCGGATAAGAAGAGCAAGAAACAGCAGGACTCCACTTACCCCATCAAAAACGAAGTAGGTGATTTGACTTTGTAGTGCGGTTAAAGCATTGCCGCAATAAAATTCAACGGAGAGTGTAGTATAGCATGATTTTGTCCCGAagctcatatttttttaatggattcttTTTTTACCGATTTATTAACTTGAATCttttttggagggtttttttccctatttAAGGCTTAACAAGTCATTAACATTGATTGATTGCGGTACTTGGTAATGTTATGGTGGATtccaacaacagcaaaattagAACACAGAACATCTACTcacttaaaaaaagacatgaactAAATATAGAGACAACTACTCGCATTAATGCTGTCACAGAGTTAGAACTGAACCCACGCGGCCAAGTTGCCATTGGTGACCACAATTCTGTAAGATTAGTTGGCCAAATTGAGAAATTGACAGCATGGTGCTCCATTGGTTTACCTGCAGCAAGTTTAGGTCCAGGCCTGGAACGATTTCTCTGTCGAATCTCCTCCACAGTACCTGGATATATTGTTCGGTCAATCGACTCGAGAAAGACGATGATTGTTATCCCAGTGACTTTTTTTGGCTGCTTACCAGTCCAGGGTGACTCTAAAAATGTCATCTGATCCATTGAATGGATGAATTGACACAATTGATTATGATCAAGATGTCGCTGTGAGCGCACACGTATAATGCTAAATATCGGTGATGTTGTCTTTTGTAGGTTGCGTCTGGGATGATTCTGGTCATGGCCTTCTTCCTAATCACGTACACCTTCCACTCAACCTGGGTGACAAGCGAAGCCTACTCCTCTCCCTCAATTGTCTTGTCTGCTCGTGGAGGGGATGGCAGCCGCATCATTTTCGATGACTTCAGAGAGGCCTACTACTGGCTTCGCCACAACACCCCGGAGGTTCGTAATATCCCAAAATGTTGGGTAGGGCTCCAGAGACAATAGATGGATGCATGCTAAACTCACTTGCGTTATGTTAAATtgcatgattttatttcaggATGCCAAAGTCATGTCATGGTGGGATTATGGCTACCAGATCACTGCCATGGCAAATCGAACCATTCTAGTGGACAATAACACGTGGAACAACACGCACATCTCGAGAGTTGGCCAAGTAAGTAGAGCAACCAGAAAGAGGCGCCATGCTCATGTCAAATCTCTCTGACGGGCTTCGTCTACTTTAGGCCATGGCGTCCACGGAGGAGAGAGCCTATGAGATTATGAGGGAGCTGGATGTCAGTTATGTCCTGGTCATCTTTGGGGGGCTGACTGGTTATTCCTCGGATGGTATGTTACAACTACGGCGAAGTCAAACATGCAAAATTGATGCTTACCTGAATACAGGATGCATTTTCACTCATGTTTCTCAATGGAAAGTGATTTTTCCACTGACCTGTTGTGATGACTTCCACTAGTTTTGATGCCATTTTTAGTCCTAGTTGAGTGACACTGTCGTGTGCCACAGCAGACACGGGCGCCGCCATCTTATTTATTCTCTGCTGCTAACTGTCAATCACAAGTCTGAACATGGCTGCTGTTAGATTTGTGGAAATTCGGTTGATCTCTTTTGATTGTGTGGCTATGACAAACGGCAACGGTTCGTTGTCTGAATGAAATAGAAGCTCTAGCAAAATACCTTTCAAACTGTTGACATTATTTTGCCACAgaacaaagcaaagagtgtttagattttttttctcccctcgccATACATAAAATCATTAACAGGTGAGTTTTTCTGTGCGTAATGCAAGACGGACTgaaaaaagaataagaaaaatagaaaataggTGAATTTGCGAATCCTACACAGTTGATTTAAGAGGTCCCCTGTGTAAGAAAATTTTTGGATTTGTCATTAATTGCTCGTCCTAGAAACACAAAGTACCAATAAATATTTCATCTGTGATCTGCAATTGTGTTCACACAGATATCAACAAGTTTCTGTGGATGGTCCGTATTGGCGGCAGCACTGAAACGGGGAAGCACATCAAGGAGCACGATTACTACACGCCCACGGGGGAGTTCCGCGTGGACCGCGAAGGCTCGCCCGTGCTGCTCAACTGCCTCATGTATAAGATGTGTTATTACCGCTTCGGCCAGGTCTACACTGAGGCCAGTGAGTAACTTTGATGAGTCAAGTGCTCTGTTTATCAGTGTCTGAAACCACATTCACGGGACATGACCCCAAATTCGATTCGAAGTATGTATAAGTATGAGCTGCATGtctcttttcagttttttttttttcatgcaaaagtGCTCAATTGTGTGCATTGAAGTGTAATGATGATCTTTGCAGAGCGCCCACCAGGTTATGACAGAGTGAGGAACGCTGAAATTGGCAACAAAGACTTTGAACTGGATGTGTTGGAAGAGGCCTACACGACAGAACACTGGCTTGTGAGGATATACAAGGTAGGGCTCCCCTCactggggttttttgttgttgtttttttttttttttgcaaaggcatCCATCTGTCAACGGCACTTAGTTGACACATTGAGATTAAACTATATTTAAACGTCACCTTTTCATTGAGCACCCAATAAGGCcgtaacaaaaaacatgttagaACTGTGTAAACATTTAGAGGCGGTGAAAATCCTGGTTTTAAAAGGTTGTGTCAAAGAATCCtatttaataaaattaaaaatatgataTTTGTAAATTTTAGCAGAATGATATGGTGGTGAGCACATATGGGTGTTGGGGTGACCATCAACGTTAGCATATCTGTACCAtccatgttttcatttgaaatatgaacaccattaaaaaaaaaatccattaaaaatgttttgtttgtatgGTTTGCCTATTGTTTTAGTCTCCAACAAGGGTCTTTTCCATGATTTCTTTTCACTTTATTATTCATTCTAACTTGTAGGTTAAAGATCTGGACAACCGGGGTCTTTCAAGAACATAATCCCCCCTTGAAGAAAATGAAACACCCTGTTTGCGCACAGCACTGAACACCTTCCCCTGCGGTCAACAGATGAGCTGTTCAACAATACCTTTTTTATACGGTTTGTTTTGGGGAAGAAAATTGCAAAGagatttgtgtgggtgtgtatgtgagaatcttttttttttttatttgttataaTAAAATGTCTGGGAAGGAATCCAAAGGGGGAGGTTTTCCTATTACCCATTCTGATTGTTGAAAGTCTAATTTGACGAACTGGCCAAAAGACAGAAGagacctttttcattttttatgtggTCGAATAAAGCAGGTTTCAACGTGGGGAAAATTGGtgtgctttaattttttttctgtgtcagcGGGACGAGCTGTTTTTCTGACTCTTATCACAGCAATATCTCTTCAGTTGTCAAAGGTAATTTGTGATCCCAAATGGAAAATGGTGATACTGATGGCAATTTAAAAAGAGAGGTGACTGGATGAATCGCAACAGTAAGAATGATTAACTGGTACTTTGCACCAGCATAAAAAGTAGCCATATTATTTTTGCCAATCGCCATAGTGACTACAGTACTACTTTTCTGGCCACTTCTGAAATCTTCCATTCTGTCTTTCTTACTTTCGTGACAGAGACATTAAATGTGCCAAACTATAAATTGTTCTCTCTGTTGACAAAGATGACTGCCTCCATATGTTTCTTTATAGAGCAATTTGTGGAATCGTACAACATAATAGATGTTCCATCATGCTTTACTAGAGGTagtgtttttttctgcataGGCCTCATTATGTTACTATAAGCAAATCATTAGTGTtaaaaagtttgtgtgtgtgtgtgtatatatatatatatatatatatacatatcagTTTCATAAggatcagcttttttttttttaatctgacattTGAGTGTGTACTTTTCATACCTACTCTAATTTAGGAAAaatggttgagagaaaaaaattctaCTTGACAATCTTATTAAAAGCTACAATTTTCTGAATTAATGTAGCAAGTGACCCTGAGCATGATCTGCGGCTGAGCCCAAGCTATTGGGCACTAGGCAgcatatttcaatgcaaaatgccaGTCTTGAGATTCCATTCCATCGTGCACATATTCAAGACAACCgtaatttagcaaaaaaaaaaaatccataggtGTGACATGATTTGAGCAATGAaatattacattcattcatggtagcattttaaatataaatggtttgttaattgaatgtttttgttttgattctgtcagtttcacatttaaattattgaccattttagtttttgtgtTCGTTCTCTCGAGTAGGCTCCTTTTCCCCCATATTTTCAAATGGACAAGTGGtattaacataaaaataaataaaataatgaaacttTTGTTAAAAGGTAAGACAAAATTGCCTTTATTGGAGTGGGCTactatagttgtgaaaatataagTAAAAGTCAGTACGTTAAGAACTTAAAAGTGGAAAGGCAAATGGCAAATTTcatcaaaaccaaaaaataacAAGATCACTGGATATATTAAAATTAGTAGACGGAAAAATATGGTTACATTGTTTAGTTTCAGTCCGAAAatatatacacttttttttttttaaaccaacaatGTAATATAGTGTACAGACATGTGCATCGTTACAGTTTGACCTGGTCTGGCAGGTCATCCGTAAGAGCAGAATTTTTTCTGTAGACATAAGCATTGAGACTGTCATCCAGTTTAACCAGCTCGGCCAGCGATGACACACATGGGTCATGATCGAGCACGGAGGACGGCAGATATGAAGATTTGCGCTCGATGCGACGGGAGCGGCGCACGGGCGTCAGAAACTTCAGATCTTTGATGTTGCTTTTCCGCCTCGAGGTGCTTGTCTGGACCTCGCCTTCGATTGTTTTCTTCACGCTGCAACATATGAAGGTCATAAAAGTTTTGACATCTCGGGTAGAGTTCCCCTTTCACATTACAATAGGATGTTAATTCTATGATTGAGATTACAGCCGACAGTTTACCTTTGCAAATACGGTGTTGTTTTGATACTGTATTTTACAACGTAGGCATGACCCGTCTGTGGCATGCTGTCCATGTCAGAATCATCACATTGAATTTCTTCATCCATCAGCACTTTCTTTTTACTCTCATCTGTCAACATCTCCTTGGCCTCTTCATTCTTAGACACGTCCTTGACACATTCATCCTCCGGAactccttcctcctcttcagcAATGTTGCACATGTCTGTGCTCTGTGGTAGTTCTGGGAAGACATCGGCATCAGGTTATGCAAATCATCACAAAATTAGACTTTGTACCCAAGATCTCTTCAGATCCAGAAATTTTACTTGTGAGAATTGGAAAGCGGCGCACACAAGGGATGGACGGATTACATCGTTCAGCAAATTTAAATCAAATGTGGCTCAGTGGAcccgaaatgtattttttgacgACGACttctaaaatgtttttacttttgctGTAGCACATTaggttttttaaatatttttgtatttaagtttgacctataaaagctttGTCAATATGGATTTTACAACTAcgacgtttttattttttttgctacaacGTGCCCTGAATCCATAAATGTATCAATTATTAAAGCCTAATGAAATGAAGAAAACCATTAgggcagattcagaatcagcGCGAATAATTCATCtagaaaagtttacttgcatcgcTGATTAAAAAACTAAGTAGTATAACTTGGTTAACCAATGTTACCAACTGACCCCATTATTACCGCCCATCTTCAGCAAAATTGGCATTGGAATAAGCTGGAAGTCACTCCTAAAACCAGCTTTACGTTCCTATTATCACAGTGTTCGTTCATACAgatagaacttttttttctactttgtaaTCTGTTGCAACCATATCTCAAGTACAGCTCGATTTGGTTGGAAAAAGCTTTCAGTTTTCAATCTCATGTTCCACCGCTGCGActaggtggcagactgagcaaaACTCCGGGGAAGCGAATCACACTACGCCGTCACCTTACATAACAAACCTACGGTGTCTAAGAGTCaaagaaaatacataaataacggGGTGGATGATTGCAAATAAATACTGTTGTGTTCGGCAAGAATGTTCGAACAAGAACAAACCCATAATTATTTactttgtacaatttttttaatcgctcAAGGCATGCTGGGTTCACCTACAAACTGTGCAGGCATAGCAATTATTAATTCGAGCCACAACGAAAAGCAAAACTGACAATCACAGCTTTTTGAGGGATGTTTTTCCAGATAATTGAACAGAGAGGCCCCAGAAAGTTTCAATGTGCTGCCTACGTCACCTGCAGCCAGGTAGTCGGCAGATCGAGACGAGACGCAGCTGAATCTCGCGATACTAAGCTCAGCAACTAGCTTCGGTTGGCTATTACTGCCTGCTAAACACGTTGCCATTTCGCTCTTAACTCAACAGTTACAGCCTCCATGGCAGCGAATAAACTACACTTCTTACAAGTATCGTTCTCACGAAGGGATTACGAGGAGTAATTAACAGAGTGAAAGCCggagaagccatgctaattTGCTAGGCTAACGTAATGTCAACGTGAAAGACCGGAATTAAAGTGCTTGGGTGACGGAGTACACTTCACAGAGGTCTTGGTGGAACTGCGTCAAAGCGGCGCGTATCCAACGTTGATCAGCAAAAGAGCAGCCAATTTTATAAGGGTCTGCAGATATATTTTATTCAAACTAATCACACAGCTAAACTAAACAGAAAATGTTAGGGTGTCTCGTACGTCAACCAGGAGGAGTTGACGCCAAGATTCAACGTGTTATAATGAAGATAAGCGACTGAGAAAGTGAATGCACATTCTAtgttgaatgaatatttaacaaatcttatttgttttcaccaTACAGTACTGGGATTTGACTTGGATTTTTTAGATct is a window of Hippocampus zosterae strain Florida chromosome 16, ASM2543408v3, whole genome shotgun sequence DNA encoding:
- the stt3a gene encoding dolichyl-diphosphooligosaccharide--protein glycosyltransferase subunit STT3A; the encoded protein is MTKLGFLRLSYEKQDTLLKLLILSMAAILSFSTRLFSVLRFESVIHEFDPYFNYRTTRFLAEEGFYNFHNWFDDRAWYPLGRIIGGTIYPGLMITSAALYHVLHFFHITIDIRNVCVFLAPLFSSFTAIVTYHFTKELKDAGAGLLAAAMIAVVPGYISRSVAGSYDNEGIAIFCMLLTYYMWIKAVKTGSVYWSSICALAYFYMVSSWGGYVFLINLIPLHVLVLMLTGRFSHRIYVAYCTVYCLGTILSMQISFVGFQPVQSSEHMAAFGVFGLCQIHAFVDYLRSKLNTQQFEVLFKSVISLVGFLLLSVGAVLMLTGKISPWTGRFYSLLDPSYAKNNIPIIASVSEHQPTTWSSYYFDLQLLVFMFPVGLYYCFNNLSDARIFIIMYGVTSMYFSAVMVRLMLVLAPVMCILSGIGVSQVLTTYMKNLDVSRPDKKSKKQQDSTYPIKNEVASGMILVMAFFLITYTFHSTWVTSEAYSSPSIVLSARGGDGSRIIFDDFREAYYWLRHNTPEDAKVMSWWDYGYQITAMANRTILVDNNTWNNTHISRVGQAMASTEERAYEIMRELDVSYVLVIFGGLTGYSSDDINKFLWMVRIGGSTETGKHIKEHDYYTPTGEFRVDREGSPVLLNCLMYKMCYYRFGQVYTEAKRPPGYDRVRNAEIGNKDFELDVLEEAYTTEHWLVRIYKVKDLDNRGLSRT